In Xiphias gladius isolate SHS-SW01 ecotype Sanya breed wild chromosome 6, ASM1685928v1, whole genome shotgun sequence, a single genomic region encodes these proteins:
- the nfic gene encoding nuclear factor 1 C-type isoform X1, whose protein sequence is MDEFHPFIEALLPQVRAFAYTWFNLQARKRKYFKKHEKRMTKEEERAVKDELLGEKAEVKQKWASRLLAKLRKDIRPECREDFVLSVTGKKAACCVLSNPDQKGKMRRIDCLRQADKVWRLDLVMVILFKGIPLESTDGERLVKGGQCSNPVLCVQPRHISVSVKELDLYLAYYVQEREAEQSSSPSRTGVGSDQEDSRTTTMDGPEFQESFVTSGVFSVTELVQVSRTPVITGVGPSFSVGELQGHLAYDLNQSVNQSVNQPVSLRRSLASTSSSGSKRHKSGSMEEEADSPGGEYYHSPSSPASSSRNWTDDMEGGLSPPVKKAELDSPSPQEDSPRLGSFTQHHRPVIAVHSGLSRSTHPSSSLHFPSSSYFPHGAIRYPPHLAQDPLKDLVSLACDPANQTPSSLNGSNQIKVPSHYISSQMLAPPGPAPSLAPPPSSLPRPTLPTESKATTTSSDGGANSPTSPTYSAPGTPPANRSSFVGVTPRDPGGLYQAQSWYLGN, encoded by the exons GATGAATTCCATCCGTTCATTGAGGCTCTGCTGCCCCAGGTCCGTGCCTTCGCCTACACATGGTTCAACCTCCAGGCCAGGAAACGGAAGTACTtcaaaaaacatgagaaaaggATGactaaagaagaagagagagctgTTAAAGATGAACTGCTGGGGGAGAAGGCAGAG GTGAAACAGAAGTGGGCCAGCCGTCTTTTGGCCAAGCTAAGAAAGGACATCAGACCTGAATGCAGAGAAGACTTTGTCCTGTCAGTCACCGGGAAGAAAGCTGCGTGTTGTGTCCTGTCCAACCCTGACCAGAAAGGCAAAATGAGACGCATAGATTGTCTTCGACAAGCTGACAAG gtGTGGAGGTTGGACCTGGTGATGGTCATCCTGTTTAAAGGAATCCCATTGGAAAGCACAGATGGAGAGCGGCTTGTGAAGGGAGGCCAGTGCTCCAATCCAGTCCTCTGTGTCCAGCCTCGACACATCTCAGTCTCTGTCAAAGAGCTTGACCTTTACCTCGCTTACTATGTACAAGAGAGAG aggcagagcagagcagcagcccaAGTCGTACAGGAGTGGGTTCCGATCAAGAGGACAGTCGAACCACGACCATGG ATGGTCCAGAGTTCCAGGAGAGTTTTGTGACATCAGGAGTTTTCAGTGTCACTGAGCTGGTCCAGGTCTCAAGAA CTCCAGTCATCACAGGAGTAGGACCTAGTTTCTCTGTGGGGGAGCTCCAGGGCCACCTGGCTTATGACCTCAACCAGTCTGTCAACCAGTCTGTCAACCAGCCGGTTAGCCTCAGACGATCGTTGGCCAGCACCTCATCCAGCGG GAGTAAGCGTCATAAGTCTGGCTCtatggaggaggaggctgaCAGTCCAGGAGGGGAGTATTACCACTCACCTTCCTCTCCTGCCAGCAGCTCCAGGAACTGGACTGATGACATGGAAGGAG gtcTGTCTCCTCCAGTGAAGAAGGCAGAGCTGGACAGTCCCTCTCCACAGGAAGACTCACCAAGATTGGGCTCCTTCACTCAGCACCACCGGCCAGTCATAGCGGTTCACAGTG GTCTGTCTCGGAGTACCCATCCCTCCTCATCTCTTCATTTCCCATCCTCCTCCTACTTTCCCCATGGAGCAATCCGCTATCCTCCTCACCTGGCCCAGGACCCCCTAAAAGATCTGGTCTCACTGGCCTGCGACCCTGCCAATCAAACCCCCAGCTCA ctgaatGGCAGCAACCAGATTAAAGTGCCCAGTCACTATATCTCCTCTCAGATGTTAGCACCTCCTGGACCAGCACCCTCCCTGGCTCCTCCCCCATCCTCCCTCCCTAGGCCGACCCTTCCTACGGAATCAAAGGCCACTACCACCTCCTCCGATGGGGGAGCAAACTCCCCCACATCACCCA CATACTCGGCCCCTGGGACCCCCCCCGCCAATCGCTCCTCCTTTGTTGGAGTCACCCCTCGAGACCCAGGTGGACTCTACCAAGCCCAG TCTTGGTATCTGGGCAACTGA
- the nfic gene encoding nuclear factor 1 C-type isoform X2 yields MVRAFAYTWFNLQARKRKYFKKHEKRMTKEEERAVKDELLGEKAEVKQKWASRLLAKLRKDIRPECREDFVLSVTGKKAACCVLSNPDQKGKMRRIDCLRQADKVWRLDLVMVILFKGIPLESTDGERLVKGGQCSNPVLCVQPRHISVSVKELDLYLAYYVQEREAEQSSSPSRTGVGSDQEDSRTTTMDGPEFQESFVTSGVFSVTELVQVSRTPVITGVGPSFSVGELQGHLAYDLNQSVNQSVNQPVSLRRSLASTSSSGSKRHKSGSMEEEADSPGGEYYHSPSSPASSSRNWTDDMEGGLSPPVKKAELDSPSPQEDSPRLGSFTQHHRPVIAVHSGLSRSTHPSSSLHFPSSSYFPHGAIRYPPHLAQDPLKDLVSLACDPANQTPSSLNGSNQIKVPSHYISSQMLAPPGPAPSLAPPPSSLPRPTLPTESKATTTSSDGGANSPTSPTYSAPGTPPANRSSFVGVTPRDPGGLYQAQSWYLGN; encoded by the exons GTCCGTGCCTTCGCCTACACATGGTTCAACCTCCAGGCCAGGAAACGGAAGTACTtcaaaaaacatgagaaaaggATGactaaagaagaagagagagctgTTAAAGATGAACTGCTGGGGGAGAAGGCAGAG GTGAAACAGAAGTGGGCCAGCCGTCTTTTGGCCAAGCTAAGAAAGGACATCAGACCTGAATGCAGAGAAGACTTTGTCCTGTCAGTCACCGGGAAGAAAGCTGCGTGTTGTGTCCTGTCCAACCCTGACCAGAAAGGCAAAATGAGACGCATAGATTGTCTTCGACAAGCTGACAAG gtGTGGAGGTTGGACCTGGTGATGGTCATCCTGTTTAAAGGAATCCCATTGGAAAGCACAGATGGAGAGCGGCTTGTGAAGGGAGGCCAGTGCTCCAATCCAGTCCTCTGTGTCCAGCCTCGACACATCTCAGTCTCTGTCAAAGAGCTTGACCTTTACCTCGCTTACTATGTACAAGAGAGAG aggcagagcagagcagcagcccaAGTCGTACAGGAGTGGGTTCCGATCAAGAGGACAGTCGAACCACGACCATGG ATGGTCCAGAGTTCCAGGAGAGTTTTGTGACATCAGGAGTTTTCAGTGTCACTGAGCTGGTCCAGGTCTCAAGAA CTCCAGTCATCACAGGAGTAGGACCTAGTTTCTCTGTGGGGGAGCTCCAGGGCCACCTGGCTTATGACCTCAACCAGTCTGTCAACCAGTCTGTCAACCAGCCGGTTAGCCTCAGACGATCGTTGGCCAGCACCTCATCCAGCGG GAGTAAGCGTCATAAGTCTGGCTCtatggaggaggaggctgaCAGTCCAGGAGGGGAGTATTACCACTCACCTTCCTCTCCTGCCAGCAGCTCCAGGAACTGGACTGATGACATGGAAGGAG gtcTGTCTCCTCCAGTGAAGAAGGCAGAGCTGGACAGTCCCTCTCCACAGGAAGACTCACCAAGATTGGGCTCCTTCACTCAGCACCACCGGCCAGTCATAGCGGTTCACAGTG GTCTGTCTCGGAGTACCCATCCCTCCTCATCTCTTCATTTCCCATCCTCCTCCTACTTTCCCCATGGAGCAATCCGCTATCCTCCTCACCTGGCCCAGGACCCCCTAAAAGATCTGGTCTCACTGGCCTGCGACCCTGCCAATCAAACCCCCAGCTCA ctgaatGGCAGCAACCAGATTAAAGTGCCCAGTCACTATATCTCCTCTCAGATGTTAGCACCTCCTGGACCAGCACCCTCCCTGGCTCCTCCCCCATCCTCCCTCCCTAGGCCGACCCTTCCTACGGAATCAAAGGCCACTACCACCTCCTCCGATGGGGGAGCAAACTCCCCCACATCACCCA CATACTCGGCCCCTGGGACCCCCCCCGCCAATCGCTCCTCCTTTGTTGGAGTCACCCCTCGAGACCCAGGTGGACTCTACCAAGCCCAG TCTTGGTATCTGGGCAACTGA